In Pyrus communis chromosome 15, drPyrComm1.1, whole genome shotgun sequence, the genomic stretch ctatgctccagttgcaagacttgacacggtaagattactAATCTCTCTTTCCGCTcagcataaatggaaaatttatcaattagatgtcaagtcagccttccttaatggagttcttgaggaagaagtgtacgtggaacaaccagaaggcttccaagtacaaggaaaagaagataaggtgtatcgtttgaagaaagctttgtatggcctcaagcaagcaccacgagcttggaactcaaggattgacaactaccttcaccaaaatggatttcagaaaggtccatacgagcattcagtttacatgaagaacggtgaaaaaggggagttcttaattatttgtctctatgtagatgacttgttgtttacaggaaacaatgaagcaatgttctatgagttcaagcaatccatgttcagtgaattcgagatgactgacaatggattaatgtcatactttcttggcatagaggtgaagcaagaaagtgacggtatctacatctctcaacaaaagtacatgagagatatattggagaaattcaatatggacaagtgcaatattgtcaacactctagttgcaactggattgaagctgtccaaggaaggagaaggtgagtttgtaaactcaaccgtgtacaaaagcttggttggaagcctaaggtaccttacaatcacaagacctgatatagtttatggtgttggactcgtgagtcgatacatggaaacaccaaaggagtctcattggctggccgccaagagaattttgaggtacataagaggtactctaaactatggtctattttataattttggtgaagatgcaaaattatttggttattcagatagtgattggggaggtgaccaagatgaaaggaaaagcacaattggctatgtgttttttctaggatcaacagctttctcatggacttcaaagaagcaatcaattgttgctttgtcatcatgtgaaaccgagtatgttgctgtagcctcaaccgtatgtgaggcaatttggttaagaaatctgttgaagtcagtgtgtcatccacaagtggaatcgactgtgattcatgtgGATAACGTGTCTGTAATCAAACTTGCAAataatcctgttcaacatggaaggagcaagcacattgataccaggttccattttctaagggaccatgtgaagcaaaagacaattgagctTGTCTATTGTCACACAAAGGAACAAGTGGCTGACATCTTCACTAAGCCACTACCAGTTGAATCATTCCGGTTattgcgtgaaatgctaggcatgaaggcattttgatttgagggggcgtgttggaaattcaaataaaaacaggctgtaaaaggttgcttctagctgttagtttctttacaggttgtatccacacatgctgcaactataaagactaaagtttcctccatgtgctagctgaaatggtgatgaaagacagcaagtgtgctgccatgtgatgtgctagcaggaagacagcagtgtgctgctgtgtattagccgaaagagtgttgattgcaagctggaaagatagttgcatatgtgtgctagactgtccaaagttcttgcatgtgttttaaagggtgtaaagatgttaaacaccccattcattgcatgtgttgttgcattgtttatcaatttctgttttgtataaataggccatcttgctaagctttATAGCATCCTatccaaatcccatttccattctcattttcagcttgtaagctttaagagttgtaaactcttctaatatttcaaagtgtttgttatcaccaagcttgctacttctttcatatatcaaagtccaagtgttttaccaaagcttgttgcttccctcctttctctatttctttgtccaattttattgagagtgaaagtgagaggtgtgatagagtttgtaaacttatcacccacatattttggtattgagttagtaaactcttgTGAATACCAACAGGGTTTCACCAGTAAAACAAATGCTGTTTCCATAGGCAAGTTATGCACTGGGTAAAGAAAGGCTGAGAGTACTGTGTAGGGAAGTGCAAGTCTCTTTCATTTGGTGGAGTACTTAGTTCCTTGATCAAAGCCTCGTTTTTACTAAACATTCAACCCATAATGTTAGTGGCTTAAACAGAATCTTAGTACTAATAAACATGGTTACTTTTCGTATTTTCCTTTCCAACTCAACCTAATAAAatatcggaactccgaagtgtAAGAGTTTAACAAAACTCTAGTTCATATCAAAGTCTTCAGAAGGAGATTCGCAGCAGCTAATTTGTTATTGACAATTGTCAAGTACATAAGGAAGTGAAACTATGAATGTTCTTGcaggaaaaaaataatcatCCTAACTGATATATATAAACTGACTACTCTGAGATTTGTTTCTATGGTGATTTTGGATTGGATCACATAACCCTTAAATCTAATCAATTATCCAAACTAGGTGAATCGCGATaattcttatttttgttttcctagATATCGTACCCCTATGTATCTGAGTTCCTGTATATGTCAGCGAAATTAACTCCAAGAGCTGCTTCTTGTCCTGCAGAAGTAACCCCCAACATCCAAGTTGCAGGAGTTTTGGAAATTTCCTTGATGAAATATAACTCATTTATGTTAGCAGTTGAGCAGAATGTATTGCAGATAGTATAGAATTTCATGTACTTGTAACCCTATCTAACCTCAAAGTAGTTGATCTAGGGGGAACAATGGTGGCCTAGATCCAACATAAATTTCTCCGCCTCCTTGTTTCAAAAGAACAGCTGCAAGAATGTTATTAGTTCTTGTAACATTAAGTAGCATAGTCAAATTGTGTAACCTAAAGCATAAAAAAGGTAATGCCAACAGTGACGTCGTCTTTCAGAGCCCGGGGGTCTAAAAGCAGTGTCTTTCTGCAGAAATCAGACTAGAAATTTGAGAACTCTATGTTAAATATTTGCATCAGTAATATTGCCTAATTGATTACCTTCTTGGCTTGATAATTCCACTAACATCATTGAGGATTGGCAATTGTTGCTTTCGACTCGGAAGAATATGGACGTAATTCAAGAacaatttgagagagagaaagtaaaaCGTGATGTACAAAAGAAATTTTAAGCTACATATAAACTGTTACTGCACAAATTTGTGAAAGATGAAGTGCCTCTAATGTACccagtttttggtttgtttgattcAAAAGATGAATTACCTCTGACATATTAATGGAGAAGTTGAACATTGTAGGCAATGCCTTACCACCaacataagctcttctttaacATTTAAATGCTCGAACCGCACTTCAGTCATTGGATATTCAAGAGCGGAGTCAAGAATTTTTTATTGGGTGggctaattttatttatttatttttaatgcatAAGTTAACTTCTATAAGGAAACTCTAATGAATGACCAAACAAGATATTATTGTTGTTCAATTAAttagaaaaacaaatattttaatattttattatttggacaaaaaaaaaaaaaaagaagaataagtCACTCAGTATCACagtttggtggtattcctcttcacttggaagtgagaggtcttgggttcgaatgtcatggatggcgaattcgataccaaattaggttgctcattgtgttgcttagccgaactctcctctattcttagtgtaaaaatatcgatgaactaaaaaaaaagaaaaaaaaaaaaattggactcCACTAGATCAAGGAAGTTTGTTGTATTATTAATGGCATTGGCATTGAGCTTTTCAATGTGAACATGGGTGGACTAGCGGTGGCTAAACTAAAAACTTATATGAGGTAAAATGAATTGGGCGTTTCTAAGTGCAGACCTTGCGTGCGAACTGGAATTTAACGGTCGTGATCTGACGAGCTCACGCCTAAAATCGAATTGTTGTGACTGCaattcaaaactttttttttttttttttttattcattgcGGCGAAAGGGGGAGGTGAGAGAGGTTCTTCACGcgtccaagaaggaaagaatGACAGAAAGAGGGAGGTAGTGTGAGGAATCGATTTCAGGTGGACTGAATCTTTGTTTCGATTGTGACCCGGTAGTTCTATacctttaatttcttttttttcactgGGTACGTTTTgttggagagagagggagaaattaGGGTTGTTTTCGCAGGGAAAGAGTGGCACAAAGAGGGAGCCAATGAATGGTGGAAGTGTTTGATTTTAGGTGGATACCGTGGATTGAAGCTAAATTTCGATTGCGACCCGTAAACCTgtaaaattgaaattcaaataCAACCCACCAAGCTTTCCCGCACTTTCATGCAAATTAAAATTGCATATCGTGGATTTTTATAGCTGAACCAGCTGATACATTAAATGAAATGGCTCTCAGGGTCTATGATCAGACATACATGACCAAACATTTGTGTGTGTCTTACCAGACATGTCTTTCCCTTCAGAAGGAACGGGAGTTTAATACACATTTATTTTATATGAACTTCAAAAAGTATATCCTGTGCATAGTCCAACATTTCATAAAATACTTGGTTTTTACACAGTTACACTTAGTAATCTCTCTTACATAAATCATAGTTTAATATGcatacatcattttttttttgtgtatttattttttacaagtAATTTTTGAACATATGTCAAACTGTAATTTGTAcgtgaaaagaaaattgtaatttttagtGTGCCAATTGAATATGTTAAACTGTGATTATACTTGAGAATTATGACAAAAAACTGTAATTAATTTGTATGTAGAAAAGACATTGGAGCAAAAAAACCAATCTCTCTTTATGTACCACAAATCGCAGatttaaaagtaaaatattttaGGGGCAAAACGAAAAGAAACGGCTTCAGATCTGCAGCTGCATGATTTTCCCTACACAAGAAACAAATATCAATCACTTAGTTAAAAGGTAAAACTACAGGGTTGTTTATTCAATTAAACGTGCCGGTTCCATACGTGCaatgaacaaattaatttgATTCTTATTTAATCGTGATATGAACCTGTTGCTTATTGCTTAATATCCCAGCTAGCAAGatttaatcaatttctaatAATGAATGAGACTGTGAGAGTTCCATTGAATTATAAATTGCAATAAAATAGCAAAAGCAAGATTAATCATTatatttcctcttctttttttgtttcaatttgatTATGTCATCGCTAAGCACGAGCTACAATGTCAACCCTTTTTTAATAAGCTCCGGGCAGACAGATATTTTGTCTTGCTTGCTAGCTGGTCGGCCTTccataaaaaaagaaataaaaataaaaataaaaataaaaagctttGAGAACGTGATCTAATGCGAGATCAGAGACACGGATAAGTTGTCAttcttattatttaaaaaacaataatCAACTTGAGCATTATATTCTCAATGTGCGTTCAAGTGGTGAATTTTCTAAATTGAAAGGAATTGGTAGTCTTGCAAAAAAATAATGGAGACAGGGAGAAATATAGTATATAATCATGTGTAATTGTTATCACATTAGCTTTGATTCTACTAATTGCCACTACTTTAGTCGAGTGAGTCTTTTTTCACTCTGAATATTGTGAAAAGTAAATTACATAACCAAATATGAGACCAATGGTTGATTGATTGCATGGTGGTTTATATTGAGAGCAATGTTTTTTCTTCCATTAATAATGAAGTTATAATGCAGcattttcaaaatatgaaaacgcATCGTGGACAATTATAAAttgtattgttattttttttttataaattatgaatAATAGAACTACAATTTCATTTTAAGGTTATTATATGTCTAAGAAATGTTTATGAACTTTATTGTGACCttccaaattatttttttggatcTGTCAGTGATATTAGATGCATGAATTTTTTTCACCTTAGCTGGGGGAAAGATCAAGTCTCAAGAGGCTCTCAGAGTCTCAACCATTGACTTTGAACCAAAAGTTCGTACGTGCAATCATTTTCATCTTAGCTAGGGGGAAAGATGAAGAGGCTCTCAGAGTCTCAACCATTGACTTTCAACCAAAAGTTCATATGTCTAATAACCATTCAAGTTAGCACATATGCTTGGACCcggcttctctgccctcccacttcccatACATTCTtatcccctcctattttgtgcggtcacagTTACGCCACGTCagtattttatattgatttttttttatagagataataaaacaaaaatcaatagtaatataaaatattgacgtggtttaaccgtgaccacacaaataggaggggatgaaagTGTAtgagaagtgggagggcagagaagccgGGTCCAAACATATGTGCTAACTTGATTTGTGATTAAACATATGAACTTTTGGTTGAAAGTCAATGGTTGAGACTCTGAGAGCCTCTTGATCTTTTCCCCTAGCTAAGATGAAAATGATTGCACATACGAACTTTTGGTTCAAAGTCAATGGTTGAGACTCTGAGAGCCTCTTGAGACTTGATCTTTCCCCTAGCTAAGGTGAAAAAAATTCATGCTAAGTCaatggattaaaaaatttaggttttaaccaaaataataaaaatgtgttataagtgaatagtactataaatgactttttataataaaaatgtctttaacgttaaaagtgaacagtatcaggagtgtttcgttaaaactcctttaTTACTTATTAAAATCCCATTCTAAATCTTCTTGAATTAAACTTACCATTCATCATCCATCATTGTTGTTGAGAATAGGAATTTATATTGGGAAAGAAGAGACTTTGTATGAGTTTATAAGTAGTTGGTACTTTTCACATTATCAATTGCttttatgatgaaacctcaAATTTCTTCATCTATCAGAGCATGTTATCCCAAATGTGAAGCCTAATGGCCACACGTGCTTTATGTCACCTGATTTGTGTTGTTCACGagttagacttgaaaatttgtcacacATAAGAGAGCGTGTTGAGCGTATGAATCCTATATCAGAAAAAAGAATAAACCTTATATGGGAAATACTTGAGCTACTCCACATATTGCCGATGTTAATTTTAAAgttgaacctcaactttcttcaattaTCAATTTTGTCTTTTAAATTCACATGACTGACAACATAATTAAAATCTTATTCATCCGTAATAGACCAAAACGGGTACGAAACAGTCTTTTTAAGGACAATGGGATGGTGATTCCACACTTTCGTTTTCTCTTTCTGCAgtcctccattttttttccccttGACACTCCTTTAATTTGTTCAATCTAGAGGAAAGCATAGAGAGAAAAGAAGAGTGCAAAAATTACTACTCCTAATTTACACATAGGTGAGATACAAGACCCTATTGGGCCCAAAGACATTTATTAAACAgaaacgaaatttacatgttgAATTAAAATGCAATTACAAAATTCAGATCAAATTCCATACATATGGAGTCGGCTTTGGCATACCCTATAACATGTATATTATGCATACTTACAAATATCTTGGAATTCCGTAAAAACCAAGGACATGTTATTGgctttttatgttttcttcAGAATCTCTCATCTCTTTTGGAAATTAAATGCCTTGATTGAGAAGGCAAAAGTGAACCCAAAGAGCACACAAATGCCAACGTGCACAGCTGcaattacacccaaaaggtCCCGTCTATACCCAAAGTAATTCCTCACAAAGTGTTCCACACTTTCACCTGAATCAAATTTGTCTTTTATGTCTCCAAACTGCGAAGTAATCAATCCGTATAACGTGTATGAGACCGGGCAAATCCAGTAGTACCATCTCCACCAAATTGGCATTCTCTGTGATAGAAACAAATTTAGTACATTGTAAGTAATGGTTCATCGTGATACAAGGAAGTTTCTTAAACTCAAACCAGACATACATAAGAGCTATAGGAACTTACCGTTCTTGGAACGATGAATCCTGAGAAGAGATTCCATATTGCATAGAAGGCAGAGGCGACTATGGCACCAATGTTATGATTGGGAGTCACGGCTACGGTCATCATACCATAGAACGTGAAGTATAAGAAAGTGAAGTACATGAAGAAGATGTACCAAAGGAACTTGCTGACTGTCCACTCAAATCCGATCATTGTGTATACAATAACTCCATATATGATTGTCTGAACAAAAATATACGGGAGCTCAATCACTACCTGCAAATCATAGGAATTTGGTGAGATCCATACCATCATGGCCGAATTCaacaaaaactaataaaattcaTGTTTATACAACTTCAAGGGTAAGAGTAACCAAGTAGACTGAAACATGCTTCAATAATTTGTTCTTTTTGAAATTCTGAACATTTCAATAAAGAAGAATCACAGTTTGATTGGATCATCTACCCTTTAGAAAGGCAACCTTAATGAGAGAAATACCTGTCCAAAGGCATACGGCAATGCCGAGTACATTCCAGCTGCCCTTTCTCTGTAAAAGACTGTCCTCTCAATAGCCACAACCGGCTGTACTGATGAGGAATTTTGATACCCAATGAAGAGAACAGCAGCATAAATGGAACCCATTGCATTGAAAAGATCTTGTTGGTTTCTCCTGCATTTTCAATAATTATTGTCAAATTAAGGACTAAAGTTTCCATTTTCACACTGTTTTGTTGTATGTTTTAAACTTGGGGTGCCATTTACCTTTTCGAGCCCAGATCCCAGAATATTGTCCCAAACATTAAAGCTATGAAAATTGTGAACAAGAGTCTCACTGCACTGTATGGCGGGTTTCGCCAGTATGATAAATGTTGTTTCCATAGACAGGCCATGCACTGGCTGAAGAAAGACTGAGAGTACTGAGTAGGGAAGTACAAGTCTTTTGAACCAGCTGGAGGAGTACTTAGCTCCTTGATCATGGCCTTGTTTCTCCTGAACCATTCAAGATGTTATTAGTAGTTACAAAACCAAATGTGCTAAAATTCAACTAGAAAATTCTTCAACTTCCAGGTTTTAGGGGCATTTAGAATTAGAATTAGAAACTTCAGCGGAACCCTACCTGTATAGTTCTGAGTTCCTGTATATATCCGTGAAGTTGACACCAAGAACTGCTTCTTGTGCTGCTGCAGTAATCTCCAACATCCAAGTTGCAGGATTGTAACCATCCTTAATTTTAGGAACTCCATCAATATcctttgttaaaacaaaaaccaTGTCAGTAAATACAATTAGGTATGACAACGTTTGAGAGAGTGCGAATTCGTAAACATGTTAAACAGATATTGGAAACATGCTTTTATAAGCCTTACCTCAAAGTACTTGATCAAATGTGCAGAATGACGGCCTAAAGGACCAACATATATTTCTTCACCTCCCCTTTTCAAAAGAAACAGCTGCAGTGCGAGATTGAATTGATCAGTTATGGTAATATTAAGTAgcacattcattttttttttaattctaaagCATAAAGAGTGTCTTGCCTCATCGAAAGAATCAAATATGTCAATGCTTGGCTGATGGATGGTGCAGACTACAGTTCGCCCAGTGTCCACTGTATTCCTCACTGTTCTCATTACAATTGCAGCTGCCCTGGCATCAAGGCCAGAGGTTGGCTCGTCCATGAATATTATGGATGGATTGGCAACAAGCTCTACTGCAATCGTTAGCCTCTTACGCTGCTCAGTTGAGAGACCATTCACTCCAGGCAATCCAACAAGCGCTTCTCTTATGGAGGTCAGTTCCACAAGATCCATGACTTCCTCAATAAACATCTGCAAAATTTTTAGTCAACAACTTGACTAAACAGACCACACTAAATTGACAAATATGCGACCTTACTGTCATATGCTTTACCTTTCTGGTAGTGGAATCAACCTCAGGAGGCAACCGGAGGGATGCAGAGTAAACCAAAGACTCATAAACTGTTACATGAGGAGAGTGTATGTCGGTTTGCTCACAATATCCTGATATGCGAGCAAATGTTTCTTGCTTTTTAGGATACCCAGATATTGTGATGTTTCCTTCAATAAATCCACCCGTTTTCCTCCCTGCCAACACATCCATTAGAGTAGTCTTTCCAGCGCCACTAATACCCATCAGAGCTGTTAAGACTCCTGGCCTAAAAGCACCGGTCACACCCTTCAGAAGTGGTAGCCGATCCTCAGTTACCCCTTGCTTTTTCATTTCCTGAAGCCATGTTATAAATTTGAGGTTAAAGATGTATTCAGTGCTACTTGTAGAGAAGTAAAGAGAAGCATTGTTGCCTGAATCTCAAACCGAATTCGTGaataaccaaaacaaaatggGAATTTTCTTCAGAAAAGCTCTTCAAGCCTGAAATCTCAAACATTGTTTTCGCTTACATAAAACTGAAAAATACCTGGGGCATGTCAACGGCATATTTGATTTCATCAAAAGTAATCCAAAGAGGTTCGAAAGGAAGAACCATTCCTCGCTTCTTGTTTTGATTGGCTTCAGTAATGCTACCCACTCTTGCAGACAGTGTTCTTGATGATACACTTCTTCGACTTTCATTCCTTGGGTCTGCATTGTTAACCAAGAAATCATGTTATAGATCGAAATATGCAAGCTACTAGGGAGACTTAATCTTGGGAACTTTTCGACTCACCAGAAGAGTTCTTCCCTCTTGATGATAGCTCAACAGAATCTCCAGCTTTATCAGTAAGTTTCTCAGCCAAGGCCTCTTTGGATAGTACTGCTTGAGGCTTCCCAAATGCTGCAAAATAGTTGTTCGGGTCATTAGTTATAATGCTCATATGGAAATACCAAAAAACATATGTGCACAGATACTTACGATTGAGAAACTTCAAGGCCAAAGTATAGAAGAAATTGAATAGAAAAATATATCCGACTGTAGCTCCTACTCCAATCCAGTACCAATATGGTTGTATGAAAACCCCGCGAGACTTCAAGACCATAACTCCTAACGATTCTGTTGAATTAGGAGGAACCTAGAACACaaatatatccatatgtatcaGCTAATGctttcaaaataaaatcctgAAACACTAATGTTTCCACTTACATGGCTCCAACTGTCTCCGAGAAATTCATTGACAGCTATGGCGTTTTGGCCATACATCATCGGTGAGGCCCAATAACCCCATATCCACCACTTCTTCACGTTGTCTGATTCAAAAGACATATTTAAAACCATCAGCCAAAAGAAATGtgattatttttcttattacttAGATTATATTGTTTCCATGCATAGTTCACCTCGAGACAAGacaaagccacccaaaactaGTACTGCAAGCAACGCGAAAGACCCGAATGTGTTTGCAACAATGATATTCCTCCCTAATGCCCCCATAAATCGGAATAGTCCTGATGCCATCTGGTTAAGCAATAGGAGTAAAAGATATTGTCTAAAAAACCTGCCATTTGAGAGACGTCATCAGATTCTGAAACCACATGTGAATTATAAATAGGATTTGTAGTGTGTATGATGTTTTCTTTCTCACCTTTCGATGTTTGGATCAAAACCAATTACATAGTACGTCATGACCACCCAAACGGCAACTTCTACGAAGCTGATAGGGATCTTAAGGATCCATGTCGGTAAAGAGTATGCCCAAGCAGGATAGAAGAGAAGGTCCCTTTGCTTGAAAAATACAGGAAGTTTCATGATAGTCATGGCAAGCTCTGAGAACCCATTAAACATAACTACGATCACTGTAAAGAACATATCACCCATGAAAATACCCCCATCGTCAACTGTATTCTTATGCATCTCAGTCCGGAGAAATAGGGTCATTGATATAAAAGCCAATATAATGAGCTGAAACCAAAAACCACAAGAAATCAATATGCCTAGTACTCATTGAGCTTCGCTGAACAAATCTTCTTTTCAAATAGTGTTAGCACTTTTTTCGAACTATTTTCCAACAAATTATAGAAATCCACAGTATGATTCCAATTTACATTAAACACCACTTACCTGAGTCATCTTGAAAATGTAGACGAACGAATTCCTCTTCATAAGCAAAAATTCTCTATCAATGCAAGCTTTAAGCAATTCCTTCTTGCTAACACCATACGTCTGAGTTGTTAAGGCTGCAGGGTGACCCTTGGACTTGTCAAATGGAGTAGAAAGCTCATCACCAAGTTTTCGACCAATATGAAATGACTGAAATGCTTCAGCAAATTCCTTGGAAGATATAAAATTATATGGCTCTTCTTTATCCGCCCAGTACTGCTCCTGATCTTTCCTTGATGTTACCTATAATACAGCAGgcgagggaaaaaaaaaaaaaaaaaaaaaaaaaaacataaggttAGGAAAAAGGACCTCTCTGAAGAACGAGAAAGTGGTAACACAACAATAGGAGTGCAAATTCTTACTTCTTGTAAGAAGTCAGCTACTCCTTTCCTCTCTGGACATTTGAATCCCATGTGCTCAAAGAACTCGATCACATTTTCGCGGGGGCCTTGGTACACGACTTGCCCATCAGACAGCACAATTATGTCATCAAATAGGTCGTAGGTTTCTGGTGCCGGTTGGAGAAGAGAGATAACAGCAGTTCCACTGAGGATGTGAATGGATTCTCTGAGTGATTTCACTATCTGAAATGTTGTTGAACTGTCTAAACCAGTTGATATCTCATCCATAAAAAGTGCTCTTGCCGGTCCAACCAGCATCTCCCCTGCAGTTATGGATCAGAATTTTCAATAACCAATAGGCAAGGAAAGTATGTCCAACATTAGTTACGGCAGTATGGTAATCAACGGTTTACCTGTTGTGACTCGCTTCTTTTGTCCGCCAGAAATACCTCGTACCATTTCGTCCCCCACCATGATGTCTGCGCAAACCTCAAGTCCCAAAACCTGCAAAGTTTGTGTTAGCATCTGAAAGAAAAATGGTCCCAAAATCTGATACATTTATCTAATTTGAGCTTAAACTTAGAAGGAAAACGAATCCACCTTGAGTATATAATCTGTAACTACACTGGTCTCCTGTCCTTCCAGCGATGCTGCCTGCAAAAGTTGAAAAGCATTTCAAGATATTGAAACGGATTTTTTCAACAACACTTTTGCATTATCTGAAATATGTTATAAACAGAAAGTTCTGTGGATATTAAGTTTACCTTCATGTAGATATCTAGATCAGGATCTGGCATGATATTtgcttccttttctctccttgATAATTCTGCCAACATTTCTGAAAATTTGACAAATGAAAAATTCGTTTCAGATTCATGAGAATACTTCAGTTTAAACCACAAATGTCAAATGTTTTGGGGTTTCAACTTGCCATAACGTGGTCCGACCCCTTGACATCTTGCCGAAAAAGCCAATGTTTCTCTCACTGTCATTTCCCCTATGTGGAGATCATGCTGACTAATATAAGCCGAGGTCCTCTCTGGCACAAACTCTTCCATCCCATGT encodes the following:
- the LOC137717562 gene encoding pleiotropic drug resistance protein 1-like isoform X7, with product MDNGSGDIIRVSSARLSSSNIWRNSTMDVFSKSSHDEDDEEALKWAAIEKLPTYLRIRRGILTEEEGKGREIDIKNLGLLERKNVLERLVKTAEEDNEKFLLKLKDRINRVGLDMPTIEVRYEHLNVEAEAYVGGRALPTIFNFVANILEGCLNFVHILPSRKHPLPILANVSGIIKPRRMTLLLGPPGSGKTTLLLALAGKLAKDLKFSGRVAYNGHGMEEFVPERTSAYISQHDLHIGEMTVRETLAFSARCQGVGPRYEMLAELSRREKEANIMPDPDLDIYMKAASLEGQETSVVTDYILKVLGLEVCADIMVGDEMVRGISGGQKKRVTTGEMLVGPARALFMDEISTGLDSSTTFQIVKSLRESIHILSGTAVISLLQPAPETYDLFDDIIVLSDGQVVYQGPRENVIEFFEHMGFKCPERKGVADFLQEVTSRKDQEQYWADKEEPYNFISSKEFAEAFQSFHIGRKLGDELSTPFDKSKGHPAALTTQTYGVSKKELLKACIDREFLLMKRNSFVYIFKMTQLIILAFISMTLFLRTEMHKNTVDDGGIFMGDMFFTVIVVMFNGFSELAMTIMKLPVFFKQRDLLFYPAWAYSLPTWILKIPISFVEVAVWVVMTYYVIGFDPNIERFFRQYLLLLLLNQMASGLFRFMGALGRNIIVANTFGSFALLAVLVLGGFVLSRDNVKKWWIWGYWASPMMYGQNAIAVNEFLGDSWSHVSGNISVPPNSTESLGVMVLKSRGVFIQPYWYWIGVGATVGYIFLFNFFYTLALKFLNPFGKPQAVLADPRNESRRSVSSRTLSARVGSITEANQNKKRGMVLPFEPLWITFDEIKYAVDMPQEMKKQGVTEDRLPLLKGVTGAFRPGVLTALMGISGAGKTTLMDVLAGRKTGGFIEGNITISGYPKKQETFARISGYCEQTDIHSPHVTVYESLVYSASLRLPPEVDSTTRKMFIEEVMDLVELTSIREALVGLPGVNGLSTEQRKRLTIAVELVANPSIIFMDEPTSGLDARAAAIVMRTVRNTVDTGRTVVCTIHQPSIDIFDSFDELFLLKRGGEEIYVGPLGRHSAHLIKYFEDIDGVPKIKDGYNPATWMLEITAAAQEAVLGVNFTDIYRNSELYRRNKAMIKELSTPPAGSKDLYFPTQYSQSFFSQCMACLWKQHLSYWRNPPYSAVRLLFTIFIALMFGTIFWDLGSKRRNQQDLFNAMGSIYAAVLFIGYQNSSSVQPVVAIERTVFYRERAAGMYSALPYAFGQVVIELPYIFVQTIIYGVIVYTMIGFEWTVSKFLWYIFFMYFTFLYFTFYGMMTVAVTPNHNIGAIVASAFYAIWNLFSGFIVPRTRMPIWWRWYYWICPVSYTLYGLITSQFGDIKDKFDSGESVEHFVRNYFGYRRDLLGVIAAVHVGICVLFGFTFAFSIKAFNFQKR